A genomic segment from Gemmatimonadaceae bacterium encodes:
- a CDS encoding VPLPA-CTERM sorting domain-containing protein — protein sequence MKSLFRRIVVAGLAVTMPHAADAQLLVSTGASQAGGLDSRWQVSTNPLAGTPTWNAASIVVTPPGQWTGGAPGGTWIAATPTGTGGGGSYAIRSLFTLATGDAFSLQLRCAADNGPVSMFINGAAVAGGSPCPNIWQWGSFVTLTEAAFQSGANSIEFRWTGDNVTDGMAVEIASLTFTPGGPGSPSVVPEPASVVLMGTGLAGVGLVARRRRVR from the coding sequence ATGAAGTCGCTTTTCCGCAGGATTGTGGTCGCGGGACTGGCCGTCACGATGCCGCATGCGGCTGACGCACAGTTGCTCGTGAGCACCGGCGCGAGCCAGGCCGGCGGGCTCGATTCCCGCTGGCAGGTCTCCACCAACCCGCTGGCGGGAACGCCGACCTGGAACGCCGCCTCCATCGTCGTCACGCCGCCCGGGCAGTGGACCGGCGGCGCACCGGGCGGCACGTGGATCGCCGCAACCCCGACCGGCACGGGCGGCGGCGGCAGCTACGCCATCCGGTCACTCTTCACGCTGGCCACCGGTGACGCATTCTCGCTGCAGCTGCGGTGTGCCGCGGACAACGGTCCAGTCTCGATGTTCATCAACGGCGCCGCCGTCGCCGGCGGCAGTCCCTGCCCCAACATCTGGCAATGGGGATCGTTCGTCACCCTGACGGAGGCGGCCTTCCAGTCCGGCGCCAACAGCATCGAGTTTCGCTGGACGGGTGACAACGTGACCGACGGCATGGCCGTGGAGATCGCAAGCCTCACGTTCACGCCGGGCGGGCCTGGCAGTCCGAGCGTCGTGCCGGAGCCGGCCTCGGTGGTTCTCATGGGTACGGGCCTGGCCGGCGTCGGGCTGGTCGCACGCCGTCGCCGCGTGCGCTGA
- a CDS encoding fumarylacetoacetate hydrolase family protein: MSLERPGKIVCVGRNYREHAKELGNAVPSQPLLFLKPSSSIIHSGEAIVSPALSRQVEHEGEIGVVIGRPIRRATEAQALAAVRGIVALNDVTARDIQKSDPQWTRGKGFDTFCPIGPEWAGIPDFAALEVVCRVNGVVRQRGTGAEMVFSVPVLLAYISQVMTLEPGDIVATGTPAGVGPLAPGDVVEVEVVGLSTVSNPVVAES, encoded by the coding sequence ATGTCCCTCGAGCGCCCCGGCAAGATCGTCTGCGTCGGCCGCAACTATCGCGAGCATGCGAAGGAACTCGGCAATGCCGTGCCGTCGCAGCCGCTGCTGTTCCTGAAGCCGTCCTCGTCGATCATCCACTCCGGCGAGGCGATCGTGTCGCCGGCGCTCTCCCGCCAGGTCGAGCACGAGGGCGAGATCGGCGTCGTCATCGGCCGTCCCATCAGGCGGGCCACCGAGGCTCAGGCGCTGGCCGCGGTGCGCGGGATCGTCGCCCTGAACGACGTCACCGCCCGCGACATCCAGAAGTCCGACCCCCAATGGACCCGCGGCAAGGGGTTCGACACCTTCTGCCCGATCGGCCCGGAATGGGCCGGCATCCCCGATTTCGCCGCCCTCGAGGTGGTCTGCCGGGTCAACGGTGTCGTCCGCCAGCGGGGCACCGGGGCCGAGATGGTGTTTTCCGTGCCGGTGCTGCTGGCCTACATTTCCCAGGTCATGACGCTGGAGCCGGGGGACATCGTGGCCACCGGCACGCCGGCGGGTGTGGGCCCGCTCGCGCCCGGGGATGTGGTGGAGGTCGAAGTGGTCGGACTGAGCACCGTGTCAAACCCTGTCGTCGCCGAAAGCTGA
- a CDS encoding aminotransferase class I/II-fold pyridoxal phosphate-dependent enzyme yields the protein MPPRSRRFESLPEYPLALIPIRKRELLARGVDVIDLGAGDADLAPPAAAVQALADASRVPAMNRYGFGLGNPAYRDAISGWMERRFGVRFNPTTEIVPLLGSKEGLSHLALGYVDRGDVTIIPEPGYSPYTGGTLLSDGEPYKVALRPENDFLVDLDAIPADVLRRARLLYLNYPNNPTAAIAPPDYLSRVVARCRELDLLLVYDNAYSEMGFDGYVPPSIFETDGARDVAIEFHSLSKTYNMTGWRCGWACGRPDVMATLAKIKSYVDTGHFMAVQQAGAAAIGSWADFVPGNTAVFQARRDAAVEAFRAAGFACAVPQATMYLWIPLPEGIPSERFAERLLEDEGVVVMPGTGFGPGGEGFYRISFITTPDRLREAAVRAGRVLASFAAPVA from the coding sequence ATGCCTCCCCGCTCGCGCCGGTTCGAGTCGCTCCCCGAGTACCCGCTGGCCCTGATTCCGATCAGGAAGCGGGAACTGCTGGCGCGTGGCGTGGACGTGATCGACCTCGGTGCCGGCGATGCCGACCTCGCGCCGCCCGCCGCGGCGGTGCAGGCGCTGGCCGACGCCTCGCGCGTGCCCGCGATGAACCGCTACGGCTTCGGACTCGGCAACCCGGCCTATCGTGACGCGATCAGCGGGTGGATGGAGCGCCGGTTCGGCGTGCGGTTCAACCCCACCACCGAGATCGTGCCGTTGCTCGGGAGCAAGGAGGGGCTGTCGCACCTGGCACTCGGCTACGTGGACCGCGGTGACGTCACCATCATCCCCGAGCCCGGCTACAGCCCGTACACCGGCGGCACGCTGCTCAGCGATGGCGAGCCGTACAAGGTGGCGTTGCGTCCGGAGAACGACTTCCTGGTGGACCTGGACGCCATCCCGGCCGACGTGCTGCGGCGCGCGCGACTGCTCTACCTGAACTACCCGAACAATCCCACCGCCGCGATTGCGCCGCCGGACTACCTGTCGCGGGTGGTGGCGCGGTGCCGCGAGCTGGACCTGCTGCTGGTGTACGACAACGCGTACTCCGAGATGGGGTTCGACGGCTACGTGCCGCCGAGCATCTTCGAGACGGATGGTGCCCGCGACGTGGCGATCGAGTTCCACTCGCTCTCGAAGACGTACAACATGACCGGCTGGCGGTGCGGCTGGGCATGCGGGCGTCCCGATGTCATGGCGACCCTGGCCAAGATCAAGAGCTACGTGGACACCGGGCACTTCATGGCCGTGCAGCAGGCCGGTGCGGCGGCGATCGGGAGCTGGGCCGACTTCGTGCCGGGGAACACCGCGGTGTTCCAGGCGCGCCGGGACGCGGCGGTGGAGGCGTTCCGCGCGGCCGGGTTCGCCTGCGCGGTGCCGCAGGCCACGATGTACCTCTGGATCCCGCTGCCGGAGGGCATCCCGTCGGAACGTTTCGCGGAGCGGCTGCTGGAGGACGAGGGCGTGGTGGTGATGCCGGGAACCGGATTCGGTCCGGGGGGTGAAGGATTCTACCGCATCAGCTTCATCACCACGCCGGACCGGCTTCGCGAGGCGGCGGTGCGGGCTGGTCGCGTGCTCGCCTCCTTCGCTGCCCCCGTCGCATGA